The nucleotide window AAGACTTCAAAGAAGGCGGAGTAAACGGGCGCTCGCTCCCTTTCTTCATCCGAATTCTCATCACATACGTCAAATACCACACGCACCTAGAATACTCAAATCAACTACAGAATCTTGGATGGTGCAGCTCTCACGAGTGGCTATCAGGATTAATTAGCATTTAGCATCTGGTCTCATcggcctttttttttgggggttttCTGGCATCTCATCTCTCTCGTGCCGGGCTGGAGTTTCCACCACGGGGAGGGTTCATTATTGGGTAAAGTTAATAGATCTCATACTACGCAAGATAGACTGGACAATGCGGTTCTTTAAAATTTCATCCCGTTGTGACAATTTCACTGAGAGGTGAAGTAAGTGGTGATGAGACGATGTATGAGATTGAACATGTGTTGCAGTTAAACGTTCAGGGTGCTCCAACCCCACCTTTTCGAAACGGCGCGTGGGGACCACATCTCACCGCCATCAACCATCTTAAAGCTTAAGGGAAAAAATAGCAAgcaccgtcttctccatAAACCCCCTCGACCCGAATCTCAGTTTCTCAGAAGGACTCCCCTCCACATCATAAGCCGACACCCCGGATCCCACGTAGTCCCAAAAGAAGTCATGCCTCTCAAAGGAATCTCCCCCGTCATCTCGCCCGACCTCCTCAAGGtgctggccgagatgggccacggcgacgagatcgtcctcgccgacgcccatTTCCCGTCGCACTCCATCTGCCCGCCACACATCCCCGTGCTCCGCGCCGACGGTGAGTTTCCCTGCTGATCCTCAAGAAAATACTTTCCCCATGCTTTGCTTCCGTGTCCATGTCTCCCCCCTTCAGCCTGTCTCAAAGGACCCATTCCCCCTTCCTCGAAGAGCCAAATGCTGAGCCGCCGCATAAACAAGGCATCACCGTCtcccgcctcctcgccggcatcgcccCGCTTCTCGAGCTGGACAGCTACGGCGTCGTGCCGGTCGTCATGATGgaggtcgtcaagggcgacacctttgacgccgccgtcgagggcgacttCC belongs to Colletotrichum higginsianum IMI 349063 chromosome 5, whole genome shotgun sequence and includes:
- a CDS encoding RbsD/FucU transporter, with the protein product MPLKGISPVISPDLLKVLAEMGHGDEIVLADAHFPSHSICPPHIPVLRADGITVSRLLAGIAPLLELDSYGVVPVVMMEVVKGDTFDAAVEGDFRSSLGYDGEIEKLERFAFYERAKKAFAIVATGETRKYGNIILKKGVTPIEE